GCGTTGAGGTACGCCGTCTCGTAGAAGTCGGCGTACTTCGCGTCCTTGGTGATCCGGAAGAGCTCGTGGGTGAGCTTGAGCATGTTGTACTCGTTGCAGCCCTCGGACGTGGAGTTCTCCCCGTACCCGCTCGTGACGCCGCTCGTCGCGCGGTCGTGGAGGGTGTCCGGCGCATGGAAGTGCTCCGAGTAGCTGTTGCCGCCGTTGGCGTACGTGTGGTGGTCCACGACGATCTGCCAGAAGTTCTCCGCGGCGGCGCGGTACATGTCGAGCTCGGCCTTCTCCGCGTCGGTGAGCGTGGCGTACAGCGCGGGGTCGTCCGTGAAGACGGTGTACCGCTTGAGGGCCCCGACGAGCTTGGGGATCGTCGTGTTCGCGTGCAGGCCGCTGAGGACGTCGTTGCCGGCGGCGAGCTGGCGGAAGAGGGTGACCTCGTCGAAGTACTCGGCCGCCCGCTTGTGGACCGGCTCGTGGGTGATGCTGAACAGCTCGTAGAGCGCCTCGTTCATCCCGCCGTACTCGATCCGCAGGACGTCGCCCGGGTTGGGCAGGCGGCCGGCGTAGGCGTTCACCCAGGACCCGAACCCGCTCGCGACCTCCAGGGCCGTCCCGCCGACGTCGGCCGGGGCGTAGGCGTAGGCGTCGAGGAGGCCGGCGAGCACCTTGTGGAGGTTGTAGAAGGGGACCAGCAGGCCGTTGCCGCCGCCCGGGAGGACGGAGGTGGAGAACGGCGCGACGTAGCCGGCGTTGGCGGGGTCCCGCAGGGCGTAGGCCGCCTGCACCTCGGCGAGCCCGTCGACGGCGACGGTGAGCTTGTCGAGGAGCTGCTGCCGGACGGCGGGGTCGGCCTCCGTGGCGTAGGCCTGTGCGAGGGCGGTCATGTAGTGCCCGAAGAAGTGGCCCTGGAACCGGGTCCCGGAGGTGCGCTCCCAGCCGCCGTACCCGGTGGCGGTCGGCGGCGTGAGGCCCGCCTGGACGTACCAGGAGTAGAGGAACTTTGCGGGGTCGAGGCTGAGGAGGTACTCGACGTTGAGCTCGGCGAGGTTGGCGAGGTAGGGGTCGTGGACGTCGACGTCCGCCAGCTCCGTGCTCTCGAGGTAGACGGACGTGCCGGCCACCGAGGGGATGGTGACGACGAACGTGCGCGAGACCGGGCCGCTGCCGCCGTAGGTCGCCGTGGCGGTGACCGTGACGTCGACCGCCTCGCCCGCTGGCCGCGTGATCCGCGCGACGCCGTCGTCGCCGACGACGAAGTGCGGGGAGTCCGCCGCCCACGTCACCTCCGACCCGGCCGCGCCGCGGGCGGGCAGCGCGACGGTGTCGGTGACCGCCGTGGCGGGCAGGGAGAGCGCATCGAGGTCGGACTGCGCGACGGCCGCCGGGTCGAAGCTCGGCACGTGCTCGCGGTAGAGGCCGACGACGTCGCTCGTGGTCGCCACCGCGTCGTGGAGGACGTACTCGTCGAGGGCCCCGCGCAGGAAGGCGCCGTTGTACTGGGGGCCGTTGAAGCCCAGGGTCTTCATCGACGTGCTCTCCGAGCCGAGGACGCCGGTCGCCGCGCCGCCGGGGGCATAGTCGACGGCGGTCACCTGCTTGACGCCGTTGCGGTAGATGGCGACGTCCTTGGTCTCGGAGTCGTAGACGACGACGACGTGCGTCCACTGGTTCGTCGGGAAGAACGTCGCCCGCGAGGTGCGCACGGAGACCTTGTACGGCTGGCCGTCCGAGGGGCCGATCGACAGGGCGAGCGGGCGGTTGTTGTTCTCCGAGGAGAGGTACCAGCCGTCGGAGTTGTAGGTGGTCTTGTTCCAGGCGACGACCTGCTCCCCCGTGCCCATGTCCGCGCTCGGGCGGAACCAGAACGAGAGCGTGAGGTCCTGCGGCTGGAGGTGGGCGCCCGTGCCGAGGTTGAGCGCGGTGCTGCCGTTGAGCTCGATGGCCTGCCCGGACACGCCCGCGGTGTAGCGCGCGGTGCCGCCCGGGCGCACGGCGACCGGGTTGGCGTAGCTGCTCGCGTCGGTGAGGGTGCCGTCGAAGGGCAGGTCGAGGACGGCCTCCCCCGGCACCGGGGAGTCGGCGATCGAGGGCGAGGCCGCGAGGCCCACGCCGCTCGCCGCCAGGAGGGTGGCGAGCAGCACCGCGCTGCCTCGCTGGACCAGTCGGACACCACGTCGCGCCATCGCGTCTCTCCTTGTGCGTGGCACCGTCGCGCACGCGGGTCGGGCGCACCGTCACCCGCAGGCCGTCCGTGGCCCCCGCGCCCCGTGCGCATCACCTGTGCGGAACTGCGTCGATGTGACCGCTAACACTCCGCCT
The sequence above is a segment of the Georgenia faecalis genome. Coding sequences within it:
- a CDS encoding beta-L-arabinofuranosidase domain-containing protein — encoded protein: MARRGVRLVQRGSAVLLATLLAASGVGLAASPSIADSPVPGEAVLDLPFDGTLTDASSYANPVAVRPGGTARYTAGVSGQAIELNGSTALNLGTGAHLQPQDLTLSFWFRPSADMGTGEQVVAWNKTTYNSDGWYLSSENNNRPLALSIGPSDGQPYKVSVRTSRATFFPTNQWTHVVVVYDSETKDVAIYRNGVKQVTAVDYAPGGAATGVLGSESTSMKTLGFNGPQYNGAFLRGALDEYVLHDAVATTSDVVGLYREHVPSFDPAAVAQSDLDALSLPATAVTDTVALPARGAAGSEVTWAADSPHFVVGDDGVARITRPAGEAVDVTVTATATYGGSGPVSRTFVVTIPSVAGTSVYLESTELADVDVHDPYLANLAELNVEYLLSLDPAKFLYSWYVQAGLTPPTATGYGGWERTSGTRFQGHFFGHYMTALAQAYATEADPAVRQQLLDKLTVAVDGLAEVQAAYALRDPANAGYVAPFSTSVLPGGGNGLLVPFYNLHKVLAGLLDAYAYAPADVGGTALEVASGFGSWVNAYAGRLPNPGDVLRIEYGGMNEALYELFSITHEPVHKRAAEYFDEVTLFRQLAAGNDVLSGLHANTTIPKLVGALKRYTVFTDDPALYATLTDAEKAELDMYRAAAENFWQIVVDHHTYANGGNSYSEHFHAPDTLHDRATSGVTSGYGENSTSEGCNEYNMLKLTHELFRITKDAKYADFYETAYLNAVVSTASPETAMVTYFQPMTAGYAKVFGNPLDEFWCDHGTGVEKLSMLGSSYYFTSPTAVYVTQFRSSTFTDEAHNMVLTQTADIPSEDTATFTVEALDGGAVAAGTTVRLRVPDWVAGAPTLRVNGTVVDIPAERGFIPVLVEAGDEISYTLPAEVAVVADTENPNWVAFTYGPVLLAAPVSYENVGASYQAGVLVRMSTPHKDVVDSIVVEDAQAWKADIAANLVRIEDGTKPNGTPIMRFALRGVDPAAAGLVFEPYYSLYDARYAMYLNVVELDSEEAQASILAGKERLREAEVTIDQLTSFDNNNSEAGKNVQSNRSSVGTFNGQQFRHAEARADAWFSYDMTVDPDLEHNYLCVRYYGGDNGRTFGVYLNDVLLKTERITNAGGATSWYVQCDEIPRSVLDDPLEKVDSSGNPVLDEDGNPVPVVRVRFQGTGASNVGGVFGLSIRSATSFGTEAELSALTFDVGTLTPALTSGVHDYTLTVPAGTEAVALSASPALPSGLVRVGGVLVDDTLPRTIPLTGDTTTIALTAYAQDHETSVAYTVTVVTEDEPTGPAVSVTADTRCVAGKVVTAARVTNDSATPVEAVVSTPHGTRTVTVGEDRSTSVTFSTRAAAVGAGEVSVTATADAMIGSTTATAPYAARTCR